A stretch of the Acidobacteriota bacterium genome encodes the following:
- a CDS encoding MFS transporter gives MPAQQSISLSSYLRLLRGNANFRRLWFAEIVSELGDWFYMVSLYAMLLEFTGRAESIGLAFALQVLPQALTGPFAGVINDRISRRKVMIFTDVARAVIIGCVLFVRTPEMVWLVYPLLFLETVMWGLFEPARTAVIPNIVREDETLIANTLASSTWSMNMFIGSALGGAAAVWLGRDLIFTLDAASFLVSALLLSRMRFTEPHLAARGPASLSDLFDHSEVVEGLRYVRRDRRLTSAILVKGALGVTGASWVIFPIFGKDIFPWHGKDGAGVTPENGALIGMSLLMGARGLGSLLGPLTAAPWAAQRLTRLRLGILLGFLAYGLGYLALGWIPDDDRWLAYSVVALSHMGGAVIWVFSTTLLQLLTDDRYRGRVFAAELACCTVTLALTSFLAGVVIDHGVNVRTVAIWTGWITLLAALWWMWAGFRDERAEGKTS, from the coding sequence ATGCCGGCACAGCAATCCATCTCGCTCTCCAGCTACCTCCGCCTGCTGCGCGGCAACGCGAACTTCCGCCGGCTCTGGTTCGCGGAGATCGTCAGCGAGCTCGGCGACTGGTTCTACATGGTGTCGCTGTATGCGATGCTGCTCGAGTTCACCGGACGCGCCGAGTCCATCGGCCTGGCATTCGCCCTCCAGGTGCTACCGCAGGCGCTGACGGGGCCGTTCGCCGGCGTGATCAACGACCGCATCAGCCGCCGCAAGGTCATGATCTTCACCGACGTGGCGCGCGCCGTCATCATCGGCTGCGTGCTGTTCGTGCGCACGCCCGAGATGGTGTGGCTCGTCTATCCACTGCTCTTCCTTGAGACCGTGATGTGGGGGTTGTTCGAGCCCGCGCGCACCGCGGTGATCCCCAACATCGTGAGGGAAGACGAGACGCTCATCGCCAACACGCTGGCCTCGAGCACGTGGTCCATGAACATGTTCATCGGCTCGGCGCTGGGTGGCGCGGCAGCAGTGTGGCTCGGCCGCGACCTCATCTTCACTCTGGACGCGGCATCGTTCCTCGTCTCCGCGCTGCTGCTCTCGCGCATGCGCTTCACCGAACCCCACCTCGCCGCCCGCGGACCGGCGAGCCTCAGCGACCTCTTCGATCACTCCGAGGTGGTCGAGGGACTGCGCTACGTCCGCCGCGACCGCCGGCTGACCTCGGCCATCCTGGTGAAGGGCGCGCTCGGCGTGACTGGTGCGAGCTGGGTCATCTTCCCCATCTTCGGGAAAGATATTTTTCCCTGGCATGGTAAGGACGGTGCGGGCGTCACTCCGGAAAACGGCGCGCTCATTGGGATGAGCCTGCTGATGGGCGCGCGCGGCCTCGGCTCGCTGCTCGGTCCGCTCACCGCGGCGCCGTGGGCGGCGCAGCGGCTCACGCGGCTGCGCCTGGGCATCCTGCTCGGCTTCCTCGCCTATGGGCTCGGTTATCTCGCGCTGGGATGGATCCCCGACGACGACCGCTGGCTCGCCTATTCCGTCGTCGCGCTCTCGCACATGGGCGGCGCCGTCATCTGGGTCTTCTCTACCACGCTGCTGCAACTGCTTACCGACGACCGCTATCGCGGACGCGTCTTCGCCGCTGAGCTGGCCTGCTGCACCGTGACGCTCGCACTCACCTCGTTCCTCGCCGGCGTGGTCATCGACCACGGCGTGAACGTGCGCACCGTCGCCATCTGGACCGGATGGATCACGCTGCTCGCCGCGCTGTGGTGGATGTGGGCTGGATTCAGGGATGAGCGGGCTGAGGGAAAAACTAGCTAG
- a CDS encoding gamma-glutamyl-gamma-aminobutyrate hydrolase family protein (Members of this family of hydrolases with an active site Cys residue belong to MEROPS family C26.): MRPKIAIPQPTSDKPEYNARALPQYEEAIRAAGGEPVVVPLGAAPAEIAKIASQCAAVLLPGSSADVDPEKYGQARDAKSAPADPQRDNVDELLIQDAYNLRKPLLGICYGMQILNVWRTGTLRQHLATAVNHEAGRAVVRAHNAAIPADSILGSIVAPTVLDTTEPSIGPGQENSEGHGPVEEPATLTIPINSSHHQAADVVGDGLRAVATSPDDGVIEAIEGTQPEHFVLGVQWHPERTYTEEPASRALFVAFVEAAKHWRA; encoded by the coding sequence ATGAGACCGAAGATCGCCATCCCGCAGCCCACCTCCGACAAGCCGGAGTACAATGCGCGCGCGCTGCCGCAATATGAAGAAGCCATTCGCGCGGCCGGAGGCGAACCGGTCGTGGTGCCGCTCGGCGCCGCGCCGGCGGAGATCGCAAAGATAGCGTCGCAATGTGCCGCGGTGCTGCTGCCGGGTTCGTCTGCGGACGTTGATCCCGAGAAATATGGCCAGGCGCGCGACGCGAAGTCCGCGCCCGCCGACCCGCAGCGCGACAACGTGGATGAGCTCCTCATCCAGGACGCCTACAACCTGCGCAAGCCGCTGCTCGGCATCTGCTACGGCATGCAGATCTTGAATGTGTGGCGCACCGGCACGCTGCGCCAGCATCTTGCGACCGCGGTGAATCACGAGGCGGGCAGAGCGGTCGTCCGCGCACACAACGCGGCGATCCCGGCGGATTCGATCCTCGGCTCGATCGTCGCGCCTACGGTGCTCGATACTACCGAGCCCTCGATCGGTCCCGGCCAAGAGAATAGCGAAGGCCACGGCCCGGTCGAAGAGCCTGCGACGCTGACTATCCCCATCAACTCGAGCCATCACCAGGCGGCGGACGTTGTGGGTGACGGACTGCGCGCGGTCGCCACGTCGCCCGACGACGGTGTGATCGAAGCGATCGAGGGAACGCAGCCCGAGCATTTCGTGCTCGGCGTGCAGTGGCATCCCGAGCGGACGTACACGGAAGAGCCGGCGTCGCGGGCGTTATTCGTGGCGTTCGTGGAAGCGGCGAAGCACTGGCGCGCGTAA
- a CDS encoding nuclear transport factor 2 family protein, whose product MTRRILITVGFGLLLLVLPAVAQGKKEAKPTTADDDVSTVLKQLYAAWGNLDPQKAAPFYAKDADLTFFDIAPMKYNGWAGYAAGVPKAFAPYKSAKFTLNDDLRTHHRGNLAWATATWHAELTRKDGGIEKPEGRYTAVLERRDGKWLVVHEHMSLPGPAQ is encoded by the coding sequence ATGACACGGAGGATCCTGATCACAGTGGGATTCGGATTGTTGCTGCTGGTATTGCCAGCGGTTGCGCAAGGGAAGAAAGAAGCCAAGCCAACCACCGCCGACGACGACGTAAGCACGGTACTGAAGCAACTCTATGCCGCCTGGGGAAACTTGGACCCCCAAAAGGCAGCGCCGTTCTATGCGAAGGACGCAGACCTCACGTTTTTCGATATCGCTCCCATGAAGTACAACGGCTGGGCGGGTTACGCAGCCGGCGTGCCCAAGGCTTTTGCTCCGTACAAGTCGGCAAAGTTCACGCTGAACGATGATCTGCGCACCCATCACCGCGGCAACCTGGCGTGGGCAACGGCTACGTGGCATGCCGAACTCACGCGAAAAGATGGCGGCATAGAAAAACCGGAAGGGCGCTACACCGCAGTGCTCGAAAGGCGCGACGGAAAGTGGCTTGTGGTCCATGAGCACATGTCTTTGCCGGGGCCGGCGCAGTAG
- a CDS encoding glucose 1-dehydrogenase: MMAIELSLTNKVALVSGGSRGIGAATVEMLAKAGAKVAFNYHKAAVRADKVVEACGRENAATFQQELSTPEHARSLVEATVKHFGRLDIMVANHGIWPPNDAPIDRMSDEQWMNTMGVNLNSVFGLVKHSVAQMKRQGEGGAVVLISSTAGQRGEALHCDYAATKGALISMTKGLSTELARDKIRVNCVAPGWVATDMAAPALEDPTIAPKVFATIPLGRAGTPEELAACIVFLCGEGAGFVTGEVFNVNGGAVLVG; the protein is encoded by the coding sequence ATGATGGCCATTGAACTCTCACTCACGAACAAGGTTGCGCTGGTCAGCGGCGGGTCGCGCGGCATCGGCGCGGCGACGGTCGAGATGCTGGCCAAGGCCGGTGCGAAGGTCGCATTCAACTATCATAAGGCCGCCGTCCGCGCGGACAAGGTCGTCGAGGCCTGCGGACGCGAGAACGCCGCCACCTTCCAGCAGGAGCTGTCCACGCCCGAACACGCGCGGTCGCTGGTCGAGGCGACGGTCAAGCATTTTGGCAGGCTCGACATCATGGTGGCGAACCACGGCATATGGCCGCCCAACGACGCGCCCATCGATCGCATGTCCGATGAGCAATGGATGAACACCATGGGCGTGAACCTGAACTCTGTTTTCGGGCTGGTGAAACATTCGGTGGCGCAGATGAAGCGGCAAGGCGAGGGCGGGGCGGTCGTGCTCATCAGTTCCACTGCTGGGCAGCGTGGCGAGGCGCTGCACTGCGACTATGCCGCTACCAAAGGCGCGCTTATCAGCATGACCAAGGGACTCTCCACCGAGCTGGCGCGTGACAAGATCCGGGTGAACTGCGTGGCGCCCGGATGGGTCGCAACGGATATGGCGGCACCGGCGCTCGAGGATCCAACCATCGCGCCGAAGGTGTTTGCGACCATTCCGCTCGGCCGCGCCGGGACGCCGGAAGAGCTGGCCGCGTGCATCGTCTTTCTCTGCGGCGAGGGCGCGGGATTCGTGACTGGGGAAGTGTTCAACGTGAACGGGGGCGCGGTTTTGGTGGGCTAG